ATCAGTCCATTACAggattttaaataatcaaaaaatttcttcatatttttttttttcttgatctgGAATATTAAATTCTGTCTAAGTTTTACGTCAATATCTGAAGGTTTTCAAACTGGTCATGTAGAAAATATTAATCACAGGGCGTGCGGCCACCTTTTAATTGCCAAAAGATAATTCCGTAtgccaaattcaaaaaaaatgtactttcaaTATTTTGCTTAAGACATTTAACACAAAAACGCTTTCGCCAGATTTCATAAAAATCGATAAAGGTTTGACAAAATAATTGATGTGTAACAAACTTTAACCACATAATATATCTACTTGTTAACTGCAAAAAGAAATTctttttatcagtaaaataggggaaaattaaaaacatgaatTCATCATTATGCACTGGATACTCTTTTAGGAAtgaaaagcttctgtccaactttcgtaaaatttcataatgttttaaaaaaaaagttgaccaCATACCGAACCTTAATGTTGACGCCATCTACAAAATCTAGGATCGCTGTTTCTTGATTTCGCGACATAGATATCACAGGCTCGGATAAAATTCAAAGCATTCATCGAATCTCAGCTGATTATAAATTGCTTTAACTTGTGACAAAAGGAAAGTCATATGAATTCCAAGTAGATTCAGACTTTGACTGAcagaaagtaaaaatatatataatacggTACCATCTGATTGAAAAGTAAATTTCGTCACCTTTTGTTCGCAGTTACAAGATCTTGAAGAAAGATTTACAAGACTGATGTGTTTTAAACCAGATCTTTTTGAATTATTgagatttaaaatgattttttttaaactaaaattcaaGTGTACACCCGGGTACGCCCGGGTGTTTTGACGTAAACATAGCTACGCGCATGACAACACCACGGCTCTTCATGTTGGataaaccaaggatttgtatagtttaaccagagacatataatataattatcgtattatatgtctctggtttaactatacaaatccttggataAACTATCcgataaacaaaacttgcagcaattttacccccacccccaaactattttaattagtttttatcCGACAATGATCCGGCTTTTGATGTCTTACTGTCATCATCAGTTATCATTTGTTCAACGGTTGACGATTTCAAAGAGCAGATTTTTATATCTGGTGTTTCACAAATATTCTTAACACtgcatattatataaatataccaggTGAGGATAACAATCGGATTATCCACAAActgacatattaaaaaaataactgaaatatatttatttatttttgttcactAATTTTACGTATATTACTCaaaaaaatacttcttttttaattgcacACAAGTCGCGCATGCAATGCCACGTAATAGTCAAAGTTGTGACTCAGTACGGAAATCTGAAGAAAATGGCCGAAAGAATCATATAAACTTAGTGGCGAAATAAAGTATTTCTGGACCGAAACGACGTCAAACAAACTTTCAACCAATCACCGAACACGCACcttaaaaagataaaagttaCTATTTATAGATTGTATATTTTgggtataaatatatttaataaggaAACGGagcataacatagaaaatgtaaactataaggACAAGTAAAATGGAAATATGAATTCAAGTAATCACCACGGTGACAATTCTAAACCGAGAGAatataaaattgtcattttaggCGATGGTGGAATCGGAAAAAGTGGTAAGGAACCAGATGACAAACTTTAAAACTAATTATCATTGTAAATGTAATTTCCCATGACAGTTGACACTGATCCACACGTGACACGGTTTGgaatgtgaaatattttaaatatttttctgtgacCATTTTTCAGcctatgtttattttttttagttttcacaAATAAATGATGATTTTAGTCTACTACTAATTGGTGAAAAATTCTAACACATTCTAATATCAATATATGAGTCCTAGTTTGCAAGAATTGCTGAATTACAGAGAAAACAAACCAAAAGTTTGGATCCTTGATCATGTTAATTTACATTCAATAAaggtagtccaaataattatgatgtctggtaaggctatttttttttctgtgacgctGTAgaaaggcgtcccagaaaaaaattggACTACAAAAAAGGCTGTTTCCAATTCTCTAaggataattttaattttactgagTTGGAAACCTTGTACAGAATAAATAAATCCAACTATATTAACGTTTTACACTCCTACATAGGCGTCTACTCCCGAATTTCGAAGACATAAAAGAAGAGTAGTCCTAGATGAATTCTAAATCAATTTGACACCTGGCAATATCATTGTCATATTAGCACCCGGTATACATgtagcatgtacatgtatagtaaaactgttatgtttcataatttttaaagatattttcgCCCTTTCAATATGTTATAACCTACAATGTCAATGTATATTTGTCACTCATAATAAGTTCCAATGAAAGCTGACGTTTCATAAACAatgccagaaaaaaaataacataaatgacAGTGAACTTTATATTATCAAGGATTGAACTTCAATTGACCATTGTACATTGCTAGTAAACTACAAAATAGGTGCCAGCTTAATTTGTTGTCAAGCCTGCGGTTTTTGTCACAGAAAACTGGACATAGGGATAGTGCTCCatcggcggcgttagctaacttctttaatgcttaatattttatattggaAGACCAGGATGCttcatgttacaaagtttccgtCTGTTACATGTTCATtgttcttgacctcattttcatggttcagtgactacttgaaaaaaaaattgtgatattttgaaaagttaatttctctcttataatttaaatataagtgataggatacatgtaactatatttggtatgtgcttAAACATACCTTGCAAGGTTCATGCCCTTCAGACAGTTtacacttgacctcaacctcatttcatggatcattgAACAAGGTTGAGTTTTGGTgatcaagtccatatctcagatactataagcaatatgtctagtatattcaatgttgcatggtttatctgaccttgaatTTAATAAGTTGGTTCATTTATCAAAGTTTGTATTGCTTGTTTAGTACTtatgaccttgatctcattttcttggatcatgtaaagtttatgtgatagttgtagtaaaaagcttaatatttaggactatcaacatattatcaatgataagtaaagaaagcGATACATTTCAGAGTGTGCACTATACTCctgatttataattatatatctatACGTTTTCTTGTAATGagacaaaaaaagcaaaaagaaaccaacaattttttaaaatttcaatgacaatgattaaatttgttattatcCTAATCTGTGATAACATGGCTTCTTTGTTTAATCTAAGACTTATAATATACgttatttgataataaattacaaaaacaaaaaataccatGACTACATGAGAATGGTTAAAACAACAAGTGGtttattgttataattaaaacCATTTGAAATGATGCCCAATGACAAactaatattataaataaaattttaagagtacttcaacatgttcaaacagcaatcatctgatttttttttattaaccgGTTACCTCTACAGTTGTATATTTTGAGTGGGTCTCATTGGAGTCTAAGTTTGATGCAGGATTgacgattttttgtaagcatgacacatgaaagtcaaattattgtgccgtgaaaacaggaaatgaagTCTAGTGGGACACgggaattacaaaaaaatgagatttgCTTACTTTCATACTGAAGcaggatccgggatcagaaccccccaatgagacccccttttgACAAaagaagatattaaaaaaataaaaaaaattattgtttcatCTTCCTGAATCCTGATCACTTATAAAAGTTTCCTTATTGACATGCACCTACAATGTAAAACATCAAAAATCTTCTGTGTTACAAATTAAGCCTACTCAgatagatatatacatgtacatcatctGATCATATACACTATAAGTCATTTTGtaactatacatgtacatattttatttatcaaaagcTCCTTGAATTGCAGCTACATgcttcaaatgaaaaaaactttgTATATCATCAGTCCAGATCACAAGTTTCTATTGCCTCAGATAACATGGTTAAGGTTGCACATTGTGAATACATATCCTACGAGAAATGGCCACCTAAATACATGTAGGATTTAAGCTGTCTTAATGACATAACTTTTCTGTGacattaataatttatattgtttatgtacaAATTACAGTACAATGTATattgaatttaacatattgaattaaaaaaaattggaaaataaataaaatgtgtgtGTGATTCTACCATGCTTATTTATCTTCATCTTCCCCAAACTATATATACAAAAGACTTTGATTggtaagtgattttttttaaaagaaaaattcaaacacCTTGTTGAGTCTAATGCaatatgtttgataaaaaatacttttattctGCTTTCAGCTCTTGTGATACAGTTTGTATACCACAGATTTCTTGACTACCATGATCCAACAATaggtaaatacaaaatgtacatattatatttaGCACAACTTAAAAATCTCCATGGGGGATTTTAAGCTCAAGAGGAACAAATGATTGTCTTATATTGTCATGAGTGTTCTTAGTTTATAAGTTATAAGTATATTGTTTAAATGATTATACATGTGCTTAAATAACCTTTTAGCTCATTTGAATGCCTCTTTTAAGGTATTCAGTTCATATaataatgaatttcaaaattcaaaattatagtTTAACACTTCTCATGGGGGATATCCCccaataaattgggaaagtaaAATGGCAGGTCTGATTAAGTGAATAAagaatatttgttgaattttacaTCCTACATGTGtaacaagaaaaaagaaaaaaatctaacaaaaaacGATAGTTCATGATGGTTTCTTACAGGAAATGTAtctttaaacattaaaataccTAATTTACATGGTACATGTTTTAGTCTAAAGTACTTGAAATAGAAATACACTGTAAGAGGAAACACATTTGTTAAGGTCTAGTCTCATTGAGATTGTACAACGACCTTTTGCGTCTGGTACAAATTGAATAAACATTTTGaccatatgcattgtgtttgtCCATACGTCAGTCCTAGATACTCTTTTCATCACAACTCACCTGAAGTCTCACAACAGAATTTCAAGAAACTTTGTGCACAACAATTAACGCGAGGACAtgctatgtagatgtgcatatccaCATTGtgatcaaacttttttttctaggagttatgcccctttgaacttattggCCTCAATaatatactactgcaacagtttgtcatcgtaactcctctgaaaccacagtacagaatttcatgaaacatgtagatgtgcatatcaacAGTAAAGTTTTTATCAGTTGTCTTTTGAAGagctatatatatctttaatctTTTGAAATTTAGTTTGTCCCGCGACAATGTGGGAGCGTGGGGTATGCTCACATGCTCACAAAAGTTCTTTAATTTACACAGTAATTTaacacaatgtataaaaaaaagcttCAGAAATATTGCATTCATCTAGTGATTTTAAAgtgtatttatgaatataaaacaaactatatatAGAAATGGTCTTAATTCTGGAAATTGAAGTGATACCTTTTTATTGTAGAGGATTCATATCAGAAACAGGCCAGGATAGATGGAGAGCCAGCTCTGTTGGATATTCTAGATACGGCTGGACAggtttttacattttgaaaattttaataataactaGTGCTTCATGCATTATCAAACTCAATGTCTCTTGAATCTCTCTAGTTTTAgccttaaaagtaaaataaaatctaatacTGAAAAGATGTGAATTTATAACCAAAACCTTTATCAAATAactttcttctccagtacaaataattaaacaatgaacttttaccaaaaaaaatatggcaTTAAATTTTCATTGCATATGTTTGTGCAGAAACTACATTTGGTGATAATGTAAGTGAAAAAAGTTATTgggaagtacatgtatttgtaggaaaaagatacatgtatcaagaataatttcctttttttaaaatggttgcAACCTAGATGAATCTTTTATTGACCAGCAAATCAGGATTCCTTAACAGAAGGTGGAAGGGGGCAATAGGGGGTCTGTTAACATTTTTACAACACCTCgattttgtcaaaaacagttaacaaaaaatgcaaacatgCTGATAACAGTTAACAAAGTGGGTTGAAAACAGATAACAGCTTAAATTGATCTCagataacagttaacaacacCTTAAGGAGGGCCAAAACACATGACATTTCACAGGTcaaatttcaaaacttcatgtatttatttatttgaaactttaaaaaaaataaaattgtttgaattttgaacCATAGTTTTTGATTGACAGTATTGTCTTTTTCAGCCTGAATTTAACACAATGAGGGAACAGTATATGAGAAAAGGAGAAGgttttatattatgttattCTATTACTGATAGGAGAAGTTATGATGAAATGTTAACTTATAAGAAACTGATCAATCAAGTGAGGTGTAGAGATGATATACCAGTTATTCTAGTCGGAAACAAATGTGATCTTCATGAAAAgagaaaggtaaaaaaaaattgagattaATTTGCCCCACCTCCTAAGTCATGATCAAAttttgctacatgtacatgtattattttgttattaggtcagtttaaggggaaccattagtggtaggtcaatgatatttggtatgctgTTTTATAAGCCTTTACACATCTAATTTCCATGGGTATCATATAGCCTGGCCTCCTCAGTCATGGTCTGTTGACTTAAAATTTTGGCTCAGTTTACATGTGATGTGGTCAGTTCTAGAGGAATCATTaatggtaggtcaatgatatttagtATGCACACAATGATGCAGTTGTGTAAGCATTgacacatctcatttccattgaaatttttatagtatgcagatgtattagcatttacatatctcatttccatggagataatTGGTCTTGTCCCTTcggtcatggtctattgactttgaacttTTGTTCCCTTAACAtgttttagtttgtgattaCCTAAATTTTAGAGGAACCATTTGTGGATATCGATGATAATTTGTATGAAGATGTATTAGCattagcacatctcatttcTATGGAGATTATTGGCTCCTCCTTCTCATCTaagtctattgactttgaatgttTTACAGAATTTTCAAGCTTAAGTTTGGGGTTAGCTTTGCAATAAAGGAAGGACTTAtgataagtcaatggtatttggtatgcagttttATAAGCATTGGCATTTTTCATTTCCATGGGTGTTAGTTGGTTTTGCACCTTAAGTCATGGtccattgactttgaaattattgcaaaatttatatgttaaatattGCCATTTTAAATTCAACATTTGCATGATActattaaaattacattaattttaaacatataaaaaagaagatgcagtatgattgcaaatgagacaactctccacaagagaccaacatgatacagaaattaacaaatatcgGCCTTCAACCATGAGCTTAGCCCTTACCCTGTAGTCAGCTAAAATTACCCTGAAAGGACAATGTTaaacaagaaaagaagaaaacttaaagggaaaaaattgaacgaaaaacaaatatgtaacacatcaacaaatgacaaccactgaattacaggctcctgacttgggacaggcacatacatacagaatgtggcggggttaaacatgttagtgagatcccaaccctccccctaacctgggacagtggtataacagtacaacttaagaaagaaattataaaatcagttgaaaaagtctTAACCCATtagatggataaaaatacaagtggatgtggatgggtacttgtacattgtacatcccaacaacaaaaagacactaggtacagatctgagagtactcacaatTAACCAGCAGCTACATAAAAGCTtcttaacaactaataaaaaaatcatgcatctagaACTAAtttatcaatccgtacacatccaacatccaatatTTGTCCAATGGATTTCGTATAAAGACAAGACCTTGTGCCATGCCAatatacaggtatcgacagatagGAATGcgtaaatgtatatataacatacaagtaatatttagtttgcttcaaatttactgataacaaaattaatatttattccaATAAAAACAACTAACTTATAAAATACCAATAAtatacaattcttttttttaaataggttaCACCAGATGAAGGGATTGCTTTATCTCATCAATTTAAGTGTCCATTTTATGAAACTTCAGCAGTTACAAGACAGTGTGTAGATGACATATTTCTCTCACTTATAAGAGAGATTCGAAATGTAGAGAGGGAAAATTCTGATGACAAACCAAAGGAGCACAGACGTGGGAAAGGACTTAGAACATTCATCAAAAAGTTAAACCCATTCAAACAGACCCGTCAATCATAGTCAGCTTCAATAATAAGTCATGCATTTATACAAGAAggttataatatatacatttacttCATATCAAAAAGGGTAGTTACTCAATAGACTGTTCATTTAATGTCAGACTTATTTTAACGAAACCTTACTTATTGACCTTTCTAACTGACAGTCAGGGGTGCAACAAGTAACTTTTATTTACTAGAAgtaaaaaagatataaacaatataagttaatttgtaggatacttatacaagtgaattttatttacttgtaaagttaaaaaaaatattggcttagttatgtcccttagacattcaggttattttacttgtataagtaaaaaaGTCATCCTATCTTCTTTTCTTGAATATAGTTCCTAGGATTTTAAATTGTCTGCCCTTTGCAGATGTCTTTGAAAATACTTTAGATCTTTGCgcaatcagtttctttgttgaacTAATGAGATGATACATTGAACtctaataaaaaattatgagctaacctgggaaaaatcatttaaggcatgattttttttatctcaaaactttttgtgggattgtaagaaaaatgtACTTACACAAGTGAATTTTCtagaaaattaaggggagattattcaaacattataatttacttatatgtgtacattttattttacttcttcaagtaaatgaaaaattacttgtacaagtagtacctcTGACTGGCTGATGTGGCACTTTACTCCTAGTTTTATGAATATACAGAACAACAatttttggacaaaatagaaaaaggataaaaaatgataatacaaAATGGGAGGCTGATCTTTC
Above is a window of Mytilus trossulus isolate FHL-02 chromosome 4, PNRI_Mtr1.1.1.hap1, whole genome shotgun sequence DNA encoding:
- the LOC134715389 gene encoding GTP-binding protein Rit1-like, with the protein product MNSSNHHGDNSKPREYKIVILGDGGIGKSALVIQFVYHRFLDYHDPTIEDSYQKQARIDGEPALLDILDTAGQPEFNTMREQYMRKGEGFILCYSITDRRSYDEMLTYKKLINQVRCRDDIPVILVGNKCDLHEKRKVTPDEGIALSHQFKCPFYETSAVTRQCVDDIFLSLIREIRNVERENSDDKPKEHRRGKGLRTFIKKLNPFKQTRQS